In a single window of the Arthrobacter sp. StoSoilA2 genome:
- a CDS encoding MFS transporter yields MSKFQVGVIVTCFLVNIIEGFDIFMMAFVMPALSATWNLGPVQIGYLLSAALIGMTVGSFALSPLGDRIGRRRLILACLGVVAVGMGLSYLAADPTQLVFLRALTGLGVGGTMSSVSVLVSEYSTEKHGGLTMGLYTTGLPLGGLVAGAVIGATVGPWGWRSAFLAGALATVLVVAVASRFLSESLDFLTMKRPPNALDRVNAILLKMNHPALTELPLREQAGSPRFSEVLREIFGRRMLAITVLMWLSFGMLQAAYFSTTSWTPQALTFATGNAQLGVLAGSLVSLGGILGSVVFAVLSVWIPKRVLTIAFLGVAAVIYVGFSASLGAVAVALVLAVALGLVNNASIAGFYTLGPRVYSPVARATGFGWILGAGRIASFAAPIVVGYLIGAGWSIQTIFIAFAVPMVVSSVLLVMVTALERRRSMLPQGEVALAGNTSA; encoded by the coding sequence ATGTCCAAGTTCCAGGTGGGCGTGATTGTTACCTGCTTCCTGGTCAACATAATTGAAGGTTTCGACATCTTCATGATGGCCTTTGTCATGCCTGCACTGTCCGCAACATGGAACCTCGGTCCGGTGCAGATCGGTTATCTGCTCAGTGCAGCCCTTATCGGCATGACGGTCGGATCCTTCGCCCTGTCTCCCCTGGGGGATCGGATCGGCCGCAGGCGGCTGATCCTGGCTTGTCTGGGAGTTGTCGCTGTCGGCATGGGCCTGTCCTATCTCGCCGCTGATCCGACCCAGCTGGTGTTCCTGCGGGCGCTCACGGGACTCGGGGTAGGTGGCACCATGTCAAGTGTCAGCGTTCTGGTCTCGGAGTACTCGACCGAAAAGCACGGCGGGTTGACTATGGGTTTGTACACCACGGGGCTACCTTTGGGTGGACTCGTAGCGGGTGCGGTGATTGGCGCAACAGTCGGTCCGTGGGGCTGGCGGTCCGCGTTCCTTGCCGGTGCCCTGGCCACGGTCCTGGTGGTTGCTGTGGCTTCGCGGTTCCTCTCGGAATCCCTCGACTTTCTCACAATGAAACGTCCGCCCAATGCTCTGGACCGGGTCAACGCCATTTTGCTCAAAATGAACCACCCCGCGCTGACTGAGCTTCCGCTGCGCGAACAAGCCGGAAGCCCGAGATTCTCGGAGGTTCTTCGCGAGATATTCGGACGACGGATGCTGGCGATAACAGTGCTGATGTGGCTGTCCTTCGGAATGCTGCAGGCTGCCTACTTCTCCACAACGTCATGGACGCCCCAGGCACTGACATTTGCTACCGGCAACGCGCAGTTAGGCGTCCTGGCCGGATCGCTCGTCAGCTTGGGGGGCATTCTTGGGTCAGTCGTGTTCGCGGTGCTGTCCGTTTGGATCCCCAAGCGCGTGCTGACAATAGCATTTCTGGGCGTGGCCGCGGTGATCTATGTCGGATTCTCCGCTTCGTTGGGGGCGGTCGCCGTAGCGCTGGTGCTTGCTGTTGCATTGGGGCTGGTGAACAACGCTTCGATTGCGGGCTTCTATACGCTTGGGCCGCGCGTCTACTCCCCGGTTGCAAGGGCCACTGGGTTTGGTTGGATACTCGGCGCGGGCCGCATCGCCTCCTTCGCCGCTCCCATCGTGGTGGGCTATCTTATCGGCGCGGGCTGGAGCATCCAGACCATATTCATAGCCTTTGCCGTTCCGATGGTTGTTTCTTCGGTACTTCTTGTGATGGTCACGGCATTGGAACGGCGGCGCAGCATGCTTCCGCAGGGTGAGGTAGCCCTCGCCGGCAACACTTCGGCGTAG
- a CDS encoding transposase, giving the protein MITAGQNIERLHPEAAFARLCGVAPIPVSSGKTHRMRRHRDGDRQANAALHMIAVCRMRYHQPTIYYVKRRLAEGLSKKDVLRCLKRFIAREVYHALKTDLGLT; this is encoded by the coding sequence TTGATCACCGCCGGGCAGAACATTGAGCGGCTCCACCCCGAGGCCGCATTCGCCAGACTCTGCGGCGTCGCGCCGATCCCGGTCTCCTCCGGCAAGACGCATCGCATGCGCCGGCACCGAGACGGTGATCGTCAAGCCAACGCCGCGCTCCACATGATCGCGGTCTGCCGGATGCGCTACCACCAGCCCACCATCTATTACGTCAAGCGACGCCTCGCTGAAGGACTGTCGAAGAAGGACGTGCTCCGATGCCTCAAACGCTTCATTGCCCGGGAGGTCTACCACGCCCTGAAAACCGACCTTGGACTCACTTGA